A single region of the bacterium genome encodes:
- a CDS encoding V-type ATP synthase subunit B: MAKEYLTLREISGPLVLIEDISGVKYDELIELTTASGDKRRGKVLEVSSDKALVQLFESSSGIDIAKSRVKFLGKGIELGVSLDILGKIFNGLGEPLDGSSQIIPEKYLDINGSPINPIARDYPNEFIQTGVSAIDGLNTLVRGQKLPIFSGSGLPHSQLAAQIVRQAQILGKKEESARPDVPSEQAGGFAIVFGAIGITFEEVDFFIKNFQEGAAMERTVLFINQADDPVIERIAVPRTALTAAEFLAFEHDMHVLVILTDMTNYCEALRQVSAARKEVPGRRGYPGYMYTDLASIYERAGRIKGKKGSITQMPILTMPEDDKTHPIPDLTGYITEGQIILSRDLHRKGIYPPIDVMPSLSRLKDRGIGKGKTREDHSDLFNQLFSAYAKGKQAQELSVIMGQESLSELDKIYLDFALAFEKEYVQQNKLQARTIEETLQLGWKLLAKLPKEELKRIRPEFIEKYLPR; this comes from the coding sequence ATGGCTAAAGAATATTTAACCCTAAGAGAAATATCGGGTCCTTTGGTACTTATAGAGGACATTTCGGGTGTGAAGTACGACGAATTAATAGAACTTACAACAGCATCCGGAGATAAACGCAGAGGAAAGGTATTGGAAGTTAGTTCCGATAAAGCTTTAGTCCAACTTTTCGAATCCTCAAGTGGCATAGATATAGCAAAAAGCCGTGTAAAGTTTTTAGGCAAGGGAATAGAATTGGGAGTATCTTTAGATATTCTTGGAAAAATTTTCAACGGCTTAGGAGAACCATTAGATGGTAGTTCTCAAATTATTCCCGAAAAATATTTAGATATCAACGGCAGTCCAATAAACCCAATTGCGCGGGATTATCCAAACGAATTTATACAAACTGGTGTATCCGCAATTGATGGATTAAACACGCTGGTAAGAGGACAGAAACTTCCCATATTTTCCGGTTCAGGGCTCCCCCACTCTCAACTTGCGGCACAAATAGTGCGACAAGCACAAATATTAGGTAAAAAAGAAGAATCTGCCCGTCCCGATGTTCCATCGGAACAAGCAGGCGGATTTGCGATTGTTTTTGGCGCAATTGGTATTACTTTTGAAGAGGTAGATTTTTTTATAAAAAATTTTCAGGAAGGCGCAGCAATGGAAAGAACTGTACTGTTTATAAACCAAGCCGATGACCCTGTAATTGAAAGAATTGCGGTTCCACGCACAGCTCTAACAGCAGCTGAATTTTTGGCTTTTGAACACGATATGCATGTACTTGTAATATTGACGGATATGACAAATTACTGTGAAGCACTAAGACAAGTTTCGGCCGCAAGAAAAGAAGTTCCGGGAAGAAGAGGATATCCGGGCTATATGTATACCGACCTGGCAAGTATATATGAGCGTGCAGGAAGAATAAAAGGCAAAAAAGGTTCAATTACGCAAATGCCTATCCTCACAATGCCGGAAGACGATAAAACACACCCCATCCCCGACCTTACAGGATATATTACCGAAGGGCAAATAATTCTCTCAAGGGATCTGCATAGGAAAGGTATTTATCCTCCGATAGACGTAATGCCTTCCTTATCACGACTTAAAGACAGAGGAATCGGAAAAGGCAAAACCAGGGAAGACCATTCAGACCTATTTAACCAACTTTTTTCTGCATACGCAAAAGGAAAACAGGCACAGGAATTATCTGTAATCATGGGGCAGGAAAGTTTATCCGAACTAGATAAAATTTATCTTGATTTTGCCCTAGCTTTCGAAAAAGAATATGTCCAACAGAACAAACTGCAGGCAAGAACAATAGAAGAAACACTACAACTTGGTTGGAAATTACTTGCAAAATTGCCTAAAGAAGAACTCAAACGAATCCGCCCCGAATTTATAGAAAAATATTTACCGCGTTAG
- the mgtE gene encoding magnesium transporter, with the protein MQNKSIIYPEIEEVLKLPNKDEEIRKLFLDLHPREIFTLCEDLKPQQNAQIVIALKSPLGIEFFQQFKTKHQRGIFRHFSKEWMADILEDMAPDERTDFIKTLSKEQTEQVLPLIAQAERNDIKKLLQYKEGTAGSILTTEYAFLSQDITASKALNQLRKQAFDRETIYYVYVIDSERKLLGFISLKDILISNGSKLIKDIMHLNIINAHIDDDKEQVAKKLADYDLLAIPIVDTDNKLIGIVTVDDVVDVIQQENTEDIYKYGAAGDYVDYMGSPPRIIAKHRILWLLVLVAMGFVSGMVMEKYAYQLQAVVALTFFIPLLCGSGGNAGTQSSTVVIRGLATGEIQIRDVLKIFLKELSIGGIVGLAMGILAAFRALVLNKDPLLAITVGSAMIATVIVATTLGAVLPLLFKKMKLDPALMSGPFIASIVDIVSLLVYFRIAVLVFS; encoded by the coding sequence ATGCAAAATAAATCGATTATTTACCCGGAAATAGAAGAAGTTTTGAAATTGCCCAATAAAGACGAGGAAATTCGAAAACTTTTCTTAGACTTGCATCCGCGGGAAATCTTTACGCTTTGTGAAGATTTGAAGCCGCAACAAAATGCTCAAATAGTCATTGCATTAAAAAGTCCTTTAGGTATTGAATTTTTTCAACAGTTTAAAACCAAACATCAACGGGGAATTTTCCGCCATTTCTCTAAAGAATGGATGGCTGATATATTGGAAGATATGGCTCCCGATGAAAGAACAGATTTTATAAAAACACTTTCCAAAGAACAAACCGAACAAGTACTGCCTCTTATCGCTCAAGCAGAGCGTAACGACATAAAAAAACTTCTTCAATATAAAGAAGGAACTGCGGGTTCAATACTTACCACGGAATATGCTTTTCTTTCACAAGATATTACAGCAAGTAAAGCCTTGAACCAACTTAGAAAACAAGCTTTTGACAGGGAAACTATTTATTATGTTTATGTTATAGATAGCGAACGGAAACTTCTCGGATTTATTTCTCTAAAAGACATCTTGATTTCAAACGGAAGTAAATTGATTAAGGACATAATGCATCTGAATATTATCAACGCACACATTGATGATGATAAGGAACAAGTGGCAAAAAAATTAGCCGACTATGACTTATTAGCAATACCTATCGTTGATACTGACAATAAACTAATCGGCATTGTAACTGTTGACGATGTAGTAGACGTTATACAGCAGGAGAATACCGAAGATATTTATAAATATGGAGCCGCAGGCGATTATGTTGACTATATGGGGTCCCCGCCCCGCATTATCGCCAAACACAGAATTCTATGGCTACTTGTGTTGGTTGCTATGGGTTTTGTGTCGGGAATGGTAATGGAGAAATATGCCTATCAGTTACAAGCAGTCGTTGCTCTCACCTTTTTTATACCACTTCTTTGTGGTTCTGGAGGAAACGCAGGGACTCAATCATCCACAGTTGTCATTCGAGGATTAGCAACCGGAGAAATTCAAATAAGAGATGTTCTTAAAATTTTCCTGAAGGAACTGTCAATAGGCGGAATAGTCGGCTTAGCCATGGGAATATTGGCAGCATTTAGAGCTCTGGTTTTAAATAAAGACCCTCTCCTGGCAATAACTGTGGGAAGCGCTATGATTGCAACGGTTATCGTAGCAACAACACTGGGAGCTG